The Acidimicrobiia bacterium genome contains a region encoding:
- a CDS encoding NlpC/P60 family protein: MDSNSLENRAESDRFGRAGLSDFAKTAAGAALERVVPASRFIPGSLKQKLVDRPTKTMTDDPKNRPVGKNQSQQVGFRLQTGSGMVVVAVGLVMLILFTVIGGASDDDTSAGMQPPDEILAVAENPFLAHNALKAYQVAAIGYDDERYGGVVPWSLLAAIGAFGSEHGRVSPYPLDKCDRAANRGEFMKPRFDVGPEYCEGQISTDPVVLPPIGDEGLNQGIGPMLLSPQAALELSPNRSQALAMANTLSGSGAWGQIESGLDFLAFEMARLRRDLVDSGEYSPELTEEDTLALWTAVVAQLPIRDPFLTECPTPIPANDSSSIALAIITTWHCELSNARQLYTLALNDEQNVADDELLVQLPISDAIETILGEAHTVAWAFSSLGTNSWVDPQRCETAVEDPDNPDSPTPKPELLVDGSVPVGVFPLTEDVYEAFTPKPDVNRCDLGANIHAAVKAFIAGESVKPGSIEPSNGYGLANAPALGDRRVQPGEPLWAMMYGGWQAMSWVLGHESLGTLGPYRPFEPNTVCDQHVLEWVTQTVNNQKGLVTEVLNGEKPGSSLLGGVPQLHQLCGNVTDGTMEDLAAMFARQLASGVTKSIEADPDASDPGSEEDGSSDILLETDPQTNNPGVPHYDSPVPGVWPPPGVTGQEPQVESLVVTNPVFTSLLVTENEPDNHPDVAWWPEELPPYLEDVSVDDVFLFYGYHALADALLETVTDEGVLAPAQTPKDSAVLRLSVSGRKVANVPPMPARPTSYADRVVNLAIGIAGLYEGDPRWDPTVNPLAGGFGGGFSGMADSALLQMLFPAMPQVLADAIISAANTCNSDPEYNGAWIDPLLLAVIAQKESGAFWKNITETGYLDTKNSNSTATGVFQFLVGTWDSLVRVLGVAALDGNGDGVAERENVYDAALGTCRSWARNIIGENTSDPDVARKAITIHVFGVVDSRVPAVQTRLVGQMRNSGFSDSMINAHLSYPDTALEALAALRAQAAILSPVGLGSHNATGEIGALLDYALSKLRMRYHMDSVGRMKPDTFDCSSFTGRSYWTIGRSLGSATVPFTAEAQFNYMNRMGLGVPQTQMQPGDLIFYAGTGSRSCSICHVSIYIGNNQIVHARNPSKGVTLDSADYNQKGIRGVARPIMLPRDMEPKFT; this comes from the coding sequence GTGGATAGCAACAGTTTAGAAAACCGTGCTGAGTCGGATCGTTTCGGACGGGCTGGTTTATCTGATTTTGCGAAAACAGCGGCCGGTGCGGCTTTAGAACGGGTTGTCCCTGCGTCACGTTTCATTCCAGGGTCGTTGAAACAAAAACTTGTTGACCGCCCCACAAAGACCATGACCGATGATCCTAAGAACCGTCCGGTTGGTAAAAACCAGTCCCAACAGGTTGGTTTCCGGTTACAAACCGGAAGTGGGATGGTAGTTGTTGCGGTGGGTTTAGTGATGCTTATTTTGTTTACCGTAATTGGAGGTGCTTCTGATGATGACACCTCGGCTGGGATGCAACCCCCTGACGAGATTTTAGCTGTTGCTGAAAACCCGTTTTTGGCTCACAACGCTCTTAAAGCTTACCAGGTGGCTGCTATTGGGTATGACGATGAACGTTACGGTGGTGTGGTGCCCTGGTCGCTGTTAGCAGCTATAGGAGCGTTTGGGTCTGAACATGGTCGGGTGTCACCGTATCCTTTAGATAAATGTGACCGGGCTGCTAACCGAGGCGAGTTTATGAAACCTCGTTTCGATGTTGGTCCTGAGTATTGTGAGGGACAAATTTCTACTGACCCTGTGGTGCTGCCACCTATTGGGGATGAGGGTTTAAACCAAGGTATTGGCCCCATGTTGTTATCTCCACAAGCAGCGTTAGAGCTGAGCCCTAACCGGTCCCAAGCTTTAGCTATGGCAAACACTTTGAGTGGTTCTGGGGCGTGGGGACAGATCGAAAGTGGCCTGGATTTTTTGGCGTTTGAAATGGCCCGGTTGCGACGCGATCTTGTGGATAGTGGCGAGTATTCACCAGAACTTACTGAAGAGGACACTTTGGCGTTATGGACGGCTGTTGTGGCACAGCTTCCGATACGGGACCCTTTCCTCACTGAATGTCCTACCCCGATACCTGCGAATGATTCTAGTTCTATAGCTTTAGCAATAATCACAACTTGGCATTGTGAGTTGTCAAATGCGAGACAGCTGTACACTTTGGCGCTCAACGACGAGCAAAACGTGGCGGATGATGAGCTTCTAGTTCAACTCCCAATTTCTGATGCTATAGAAACTATTTTGGGTGAAGCTCACACTGTGGCTTGGGCGTTTTCTTCTCTTGGTACTAACAGCTGGGTTGATCCGCAGCGTTGCGAAACAGCGGTTGAAGACCCTGATAATCCTGACAGCCCTACCCCCAAACCAGAGCTGCTAGTTGACGGGTCGGTCCCTGTAGGGGTGTTTCCTTTAACAGAAGATGTGTATGAGGCTTTCACCCCGAAACCAGATGTTAACCGTTGCGATCTTGGCGCTAACATTCACGCTGCTGTGAAAGCGTTCATTGCGGGAGAAAGTGTTAAACCAGGTTCTATAGAACCTTCTAATGGTTACGGGTTAGCTAACGCCCCAGCCCTTGGGGATCGTAGGGTCCAGCCAGGTGAGCCGCTGTGGGCGATGATGTATGGGGGTTGGCAAGCAATGAGTTGGGTTTTAGGACACGAAAGTTTAGGAACCTTGGGCCCGTACCGTCCGTTTGAACCTAACACTGTTTGTGATCAGCATGTTCTAGAATGGGTCACTCAAACTGTTAACAACCAAAAAGGGTTAGTGACAGAAGTATTGAACGGGGAGAAACCCGGTTCCAGTCTTTTAGGTGGTGTGCCACAGCTACACCAACTTTGTGGCAATGTCACAGATGGTACCATGGAAGACCTGGCAGCTATGTTTGCGCGCCAGTTAGCTTCTGGGGTAACAAAATCGATTGAAGCTGACCCTGACGCTTCCGATCCTGGTAGTGAAGAGGACGGGTCTTCCGATATTTTGTTAGAAACCGACCCGCAAACAAATAACCCTGGTGTCCCCCACTACGACTCCCCCGTCCCAGGGGTTTGGCCACCACCAGGTGTAACAGGGCAAGAACCGCAGGTGGAATCTTTGGTAGTAACAAACCCTGTTTTTACTAGCCTGCTAGTAACCGAAAACGAACCAGATAACCACCCGGATGTTGCGTGGTGGCCAGAAGAACTACCCCCCTATCTTGAAGATGTGTCTGTAGATGACGTGTTTTTGTTTTACGGTTACCATGCTTTAGCTGATGCTTTGTTAGAAACGGTTACCGATGAAGGGGTGTTAGCCCCAGCCCAAACACCTAAAGATTCTGCGGTGTTGCGTTTATCGGTATCGGGTCGAAAAGTTGCGAACGTGCCACCAATGCCAGCCCGTCCAACAAGTTACGCTGATAGGGTTGTAAATCTTGCTATTGGTATCGCGGGGCTGTATGAGGGTGACCCTAGATGGGACCCTACAGTTAACCCTTTAGCCGGTGGTTTTGGTGGAGGGTTTAGCGGAATGGCTGATAGTGCTTTGCTTCAAATGTTGTTCCCTGCGATGCCGCAAGTGTTAGCTGACGCTATCATTTCAGCTGCTAACACATGTAACAGTGACCCTGAATATAACGGGGCGTGGATCGATCCGTTGTTGTTGGCTGTGATAGCTCAAAAAGAGTCGGGGGCGTTCTGGAAAAACATCACTGAAACAGGTTATCTAGACACAAAAAACTCGAACAGTACCGCTACAGGTGTGTTCCAGTTTTTGGTTGGCACTTGGGATAGTTTAGTTCGTGTTTTAGGGGTCGCTGCTTTAGATGGGAACGGGGATGGTGTAGCAGAACGTGAAAACGTGTATGACGCTGCTTTAGGTACCTGTAGGTCATGGGCCCGGAACATTATTGGGGAAAACACTTCTGACCCTGACGTTGCTCGTAAAGCGATAACGATCCATGTGTTTGGGGTTGTTGATTCTCGGGTGCCAGCGGTACAAACCCGTCTTGTCGGTCAGATGCGTAACTCCGGTTTTTCTGACAGTATGATTAACGCCCATTTGTCTTACCCTGACACAGCGTTGGAAGCTTTGGCAGCTCTACGGGCACAAGCAGCGATTTTATCTCCGGTAGGTTTAGGGTCTCATAACGCTACAGGAGAGATCGGGGCGCTTCTTGACTATGCGCTTTCTAAATTAAGGATGCGTTACCATATGGACAGTGTGGGACGTATGAAACCTGACACGTTTGACTGTTCTTCTTTCACGGGACGTTCTTATTGGACTATTGGTAGAAGTTTAGGGTCTGCTACGGTTCCGTTTACCGCGGAAGCCCAGTTTAACTATATGAACCGTATGGGTTTAGGTGTCCCGCAAACCCAGATGCAACCCGGAGACCTGATTTTTTATGCGGGCACGGGTAGCAGGTCTTGTTCGATCTGCCATGTTTCTATCTATATAGGTAACAACCAAATAGTTCATGCCCGGAACCCTTCTAAAGGTGTGACGTTAGATTCGGCTGACTACAACCAAAAAGGTATCCGTGGTGTGGCACGACCTATCATGTTACCAAGAGACATGGAACCCAAATTCACATAA